TGACACTCTCGATCAAGCGCGGCCGCAGAGCTGGCTTCCTGGTGCCTGAACCGGGATACAACTATGTGGATGGCAAAACCCTGCGCAATATAGCATGGTACTATCCGTATAAAAGCTATGCCGATATAATCCTCAGCCTGGACCTGATGGAAAAGACCGGTTGGGAAACCCGGCTGACGACTGACTATATCAAGCGCTACCTCTACTCCGGTTCTCTGGATGCTTCCTACCGAAAAAACATCGGCCAGTACGAGACCAATTATGACTGGTCTTTGCGTGCCAGGCATCACCATGAACTGGGTGAGAAATCCACTTTCGACGTCAATCTGGACTTCGTGAGCAGCAAACGCATCTGGGAAGACAGCTACAATCTGGACGAAAGCCTGGCCCAGAAGGTCACTTCGACCGTTTCCTACCGCAAGCCCCTGCTCAGTTCCTATCTGAATGTGGGCGCCACCTACACCGAAGACCTGATCAACGACCGGATTTCGGTTTCTCTGCCCGCGGTCAGTTTTTCCGCGCCAACCCGCCCTGTGTATGAGCTGTTGTACAATCCCACACGCAGCCCCAACGCCTGGTGGAGCAACCTGAGTTACAGTTACAGCTTCCGCATGGATCACACCGGAACGAGCAGGAATCCCGACCGTGGCTGGGCTGATATTTTCTGGAACAATGAGATAGACCCCGCCGACACCACCAACACAAACTACCTCACTCAGCATTTCGC
This DNA window, taken from Candidatus Cloacimonadota bacterium, encodes the following:
- a CDS encoding LPS-assembly protein LptD, encoding MTRRFILPLLLLLSLATLWGQSETPLNITDLASAQDTLSLAPAKLDSLFYAADSVAYNYSAEQIRLFGSSSVRYHNFDISSDSLMLDLKTEKAYSYGNTVMKDGDQILLGTTVAYDIDSQTGLLSRGVSRLENGYYSGQEIRKTGDDIYDVDNGSYTTCDHAEPDFWFSSKQLRIYRGDKIVGKPVIAYVNHFPVFYFPFMTLSIKRGRRAGFLVPEPGYNYVDGKTLRNIAWYYPYKSYADIILSLDLMEKTGWETRLTTDYIKRYLYSGSLDASYRKNIGQYETNYDWSLRARHHHELGEKSTFDVNLDFVSSKRIWEDSYNLDESLAQKVTSTVSYRKPLLSSYLNVGATYTEDLINDRISVSLPAVSFSAPTRPVYELLYNPTRSPNAWWSNLSYSYSFRMDHTGTSRNPDRGWADIFWNNEIDPADTTNTNYLTQHFA